The DNA sequence CGGTGATGCATGGACTTCAAAGGCTCTGACACCATCCCCGGTCCACGGACCGAGGACCAGCTGCCGCACACGGCCGAGGCCGCGGTCAAGATCGTGATCGTGGGCGGCTTCGGGGTCGGCAAGACGACGATGGTCGGCTCTGTCAGCGAGATCAGGCCGCTGACGACCGAGGAGACCATGACGCAGGCCGGCATCGGTGTCGACGACAACTTCGGCTCGGACACCAAGACGGCCACGACGGTGGCGATGGACTTCGGCCGCATCAGCATCACCGACGAACTCGTGCTGTACCTCTTCGGCACCCCCGGCCAGGAGCGCTTCTGGTTCCTGTGGAACGGGCTGTTCGAGGGCGCGCTGGGCGCGGTCGTGCTGATCGACACCCGTCGGCTGGAG is a window from the Streptomyces sp. NBC_00299 genome containing:
- a CDS encoding GTP-binding protein, which produces MDFKGSDTIPGPRTEDQLPHTAEAAVKIVIVGGFGVGKTTMVGSVSEIRPLTTEETMTQAGIGVDDNFGSDTKTATTVAMDFGRISITDELVLYLFGTPGQERFWFLWNGLFEGALGAVVLIDTRRLEVSFDVIGRLEERGVPFVVAVNSFPDGPRYPVEDLRAALDLDPEIPIVECDVRRRASSRDVLMTLMRFLHSLAMSGALR